One genomic segment of Actinomycetota bacterium includes these proteins:
- a CDS encoding PadR family transcriptional regulator → MPVRREPEDVTPLPSASFHVLLALVDRPRHGYAVMQEVERLSDGAVRMGPGTVYTTIKRLLDGGLIEEVQGPDPADPRRRSYRATALGERVCRAEVHRLAGLIQRSVLGRLAPGFEV, encoded by the coding sequence GTGCCGGTGCGCCGCGAGCCCGAGGACGTGACCCCGCTCCCCTCGGCGTCGTTCCACGTCTTGCTCGCCCTCGTGGACCGGCCCCGACACGGCTACGCCGTGATGCAGGAGGTGGAGCGGCTCAGCGACGGAGCGGTCCGGATGGGCCCAGGGACCGTGTACACCACGATCAAGCGCCTCCTGGACGGCGGGCTGATAGAGGAGGTCCAAGGTCCGGACCCCGCCGACCCCCGACGACGCTCCTACCGGGCCACCGCGCTCGGAGAGCGCGTCTGCCGGGCTGAGGTGCACAGGCTGGCCGGGCTGATCCAGCGGTCGGTGCTTGGCCGCCTGGCCCCGGGGTTCGAGGTCTGA